gtttagacaatcagtacaagtccttttctccttccttagtgtctaacctctcacacaactcaccatacgccttttcctttgccttcaccacctctctcttcactttacgctgcatctccttgcactcctgtctactttcttcacctctctgactatcccacttcttctctgccaacctcttcctatgtatactttgctgtacttcctcattccaccaccaagtctccttgtcttccttcctctgtcctgatgacacaccaagtaccttcgtaGGTGTCTCCctccagtggttgcccagccatccggcaactcttcactaccacacagtgtctgtcttaactcctgcctgaactccatacaacagagaagaattctggagtgagttggatccttggctctaccttcacgctcttcttcttcttggtctccaaagtcatcctacagaccaccatccgatgctgcctagctacgttctcccgtcaccaccttgcagtctccagtccctctCAGGtcacacctcctgcataagatatagtccacctgtgtgcactttcttccactcttatacatcaccctgtgttcctccctcttcttgaaatatgtatttaccacagccatttccatcttcttcgcaaaatccaccatctgttcttccacatttctctcctgggCACCATACCTacacatcacctcctcatcaactCTGTCCCCTTCACCAAcacgcccattgaagtccgctccaatcaccactctcttctcatcgagtaccctctccaccacttcatccaactgactccagaattcttctttctcttccatctcacacccaacttgcggggcatatgcgctgataatattcatcatcacaccttcaatttccagcttcatattcatcactctgtccgacactctcttcaccttcaacacactttttgacatactcttccttcagaatcacccttaccccatttctccacccatctgcaccatggtagaagagtttgagggagagtgatagaaacagaggtaaaacaacaGTGAACCTCAGAcaggcattcactcgatggagcgagctccggtgttgtattgaactcggTTTCCCCCCCTAGACAGACGAAGGCGTTTGCATGgaaaggttagctatcagttactaTTAGGTttaggttgggttaggttaaagttCGGTTAAGGTTAATCGAGTGTCCCGGTGTTGTATTGCACTCTGGCTAGGAGGACACAAATCtcaacggggaaacagagttcaatacaacacccgAGACTTGAGAGGTTTCCAAgccgacattcagttggcattctctctactggatcagtaagtaacacaacctgcccgcttattaatactaccggatgcTTTACTCGGCCTTTATCACAGCACTGAGGTCgcggtttctagttcaaattgggattctcacGGTTGTTTCATGCTTTGgcacagtagccaggctgctaatgaaCAGACAGCGATCCGGCTCTTTGCGACAGCGGCGCAAAAACAGAAACGCTAGGGGGCGAAAGTTGAGAAGTTTTCTAAAACCACTTTAAATAAACGAAGGCTGTCCTGCCAGCTTTCGCTTTTTGAAAAGGAGATATTAAGGTTTTTGAAGACCTAATTGCCGCAGTGGGACCAAGTTCAGCAAAGTTTCTCAATCCTGAATCAATCAGCAAAGTTTTTGTCTGTAGGACTCCAAATGATGCCTAATGCCCTTTTCTTATGAGGTTTGGGTTCAAAAGCAGCGTACCTTCATTTAAACCATAAAAAAGCACCTTGGATGCAAAAGCCTTTTCCGGTTTTTTCAGAATCAGCCGCTCACCTGTCCCAGCCCTCCTCCCCTCCCAGCACATAGATCTTCCcatctaccacagctacacctggCCGGTATCGGCGTTCCTTCATGGGAGCACACATTGTCCACTGGTTGGTCTTTGGGTTGTAACACTCCACCTTGTCAGTGTTCTCCGTTGATGCATGCCAGCCACCTTAAAGAAGAAGGGATAAGACAGACAATAATAACCGACAGCCATCAGCAGCGATGTCCCCTCAGCAGAATGTTTAATGTACTTGCTGCTCAGTGGAGGGCACTTATTATGTTTATATTCGTTATATATAGAACCATGTGGTATAAAAAGGTGCAAGTACCTATAACGTAAATCTTTCCTTTCAGAGTACAGGCCGCTGAACCAGAGCGGGCGATCTGCATAGGAGCCACCTCTGTCCACACACTAGTTTTAGGGTTGTACACTTGGGCCAGATCTGTGCCATCACCATCTTCTAAAACGGCACCACCTAGGCCCCCCAAAGTTTGATTGGTAGACAGAATAGAAatccacacaacacaaacatacCAGGAAGTGCCAATGAATTGGAATGTGCGGTCATTTGTGTTTATCCAATACCCTTTATAAACAACCACAATCTCAAAAAATCCCTGTTTAACTTTCATGTACGTGACCCCTGCATTTAATACCGGTAACATAGAGGAGTCCATCAAGGGCCACCACGGCAGGGCTGGTGACTGCCATCTTGACAGACTCCATGAACTGCCAGGTGTTCGTGTGGGGGTCATAGCACTCCACCGAGTCCAGGCGAGAGCGACCCTCCCATCCACCCACTGCAAACACATAGCCATCAAGCATCACCAGGCCTGCGAAAAAAAACGAGGCGATGAGAAAAATATCAAAATCCAAATCAGGGAGTTCAAGAGCACAACCTTTGCCAATTATGCCATAAGAAGGTTGGTTAAGTGTAAACTGAATGACACATGACAAAGTACATACTGCATTAAAGTAATGACATGCGGTTATTACAGGAAGGtcaaacagttcatctggacacaacatttattgagataatcaataaatgttgtgtccgtttcatcactcatctaagtgacctcttcagtttcaaccgactgcaggtatccccacccttatagacaatacagtggcataacgactgaaaccaatgattgaTTTCATacgcaaattactgtgaccatgaACTAGActtacagaggatttgggaatagttgcaattacagcattgtaagatggcaacagatgtactcttaggcccccctcctcagttcagggattgtcattctttcttcacatagacggcctctttgactcccctttcGAACCAGCGtttctccttatcaaggatgtgcacatcctcgtccttgaaagagtggctactggcctgtagatggtatagactaaAGAGTCCTGGCCTAAcgggttagctcttctgtgttgtgccatcctcttggccagcgtctgtttggtttccccaatgtacaagtcacagcaatcccccCACCACTTAACAGCGCACggtatattgctccgtttgtgtcgGGGACCAGATCCCtggggtggactaatttctggcgcagtgtgttttgggattggaaagcaactgagacgcggtgtttgtaAAATACGTGTCTCACCTGTTCCgaaactcccaccacatatggaatcaccaccggTTTGcatttaggcagctgttgtctttctcctctcatcgattggctggtgcactgtttgggcgcctTCCACACTTTGAcagatgcccagttaggataaccacacttaaccagggcctgtttaatgtgggatttctccccttccttgGCTACTGTGTCAGTGCGGGGGGACCAAAGAGtacattgctgtgattgcaactattacccaatgctctgtgaatagtacacattgccaatgtaactctagttaatggtcatggcaatttgcatatgaaaccgaccgtTGTTTTTGgccgttatgtcactgtattgtttataagggtggggatacctgcagtcagttgagactgaagaggtcactcagatgagtgatgaaacgttactctcaataaaagttgtgtccagatgaactgattcaactttctgtgatttccttacctggattattgagtatgtatAAAGACATACGGTTATATTCTCACCCAATTCAGAGCGAGCTACATTCATGGGCGCCATCTCTATCCATGAGTCAAAGCAGGGGTCATATCGCCACATCTCCCGGCTAGCTGAACCATCAGGAAATTCCCCTCCTGCCAAATACAGAGTAGAGCCTATAGATGGGAGAAGGACAGTATTACAGCAAGACAGAATCAGACAGATGGCTTAAAGGAAACTATGGCGTTATCAAATATCAATATAACCAATAGCTTCTACAGGGGACTTTTCATTCCCACAACATGGTTCAACGGCAGCTCAATTCGGAGGGGGCACTATCTGGATTGGAAACCTATCATTTGATCCCGAATTCATTGGGTCTTTAATCCAAATGACGTCGATATCAGCGTCTCACCTGACACGACAAGGCCATGTTTGCTAACAGCGAAAGGCAGGCAGGCCAGATTCTTCCACTGATTAGTCACTGGGTCGAAGCTCTCGACGCTGCGAAGCACCACCTTGTCATCCTCTCCTCCCACTGTCACGATTACTTCGGCTGTCCCTGTTGCCATGGAAACAAGGGGGAGGAAAGAGTCGTGAGCCGAAGGGGACGTGTTGGTTTCAAAGAGACATTAACTTCATTAATGAAAAAAAAGGACCAGCATGCTGGTCATTGGGATGCATTTTGTGGCCTATTTAATACAAGAGACAAGATTTTAATAGGCAGTGTTAAGGCATGCGATGGCACAAGCtaaatgttactgaatgaaaaaaaaaaaaagccagaacAGTGATGATTTAAGAGGACTTCATCATCAATAAACTATGCCTTCAATAACTAAAAACATAATTTCCCCTTGATTTTACGACGACAGTGTATTTTAATGATGACTTGGCTCAGCTGTCAAACTGCCCATCCAAAGTTTCCTGTGTGTATGTAAAAAGAGACACGACGGGCGTATCTCTTTCAGAGATTTACAACAACATATTAAAGCTTCAACCAAAAAACTGTATCTGCAACAACAACCGAGCAAAACACTAATGAACACTAAACAGAAAACCTCGTCTGAAAATGAACTTGAAGAGtcaacgttaaaaaaaaaaaagaacatgtgaaataaagaaaCTATAATAACATAACCCCTTTCATGTGTCTGCAGATGCCTGTGCACGCAGCAAGCATCAGTGTAAATACATGTGGGTTTACCAGTGGACCTGCGTGGCCGTGCCCTATGGCAGTAGAGCTCCCCACGGCGGTCCTTAAGCAGGAGGTAGTCTTTCGCCTCAGAAATGAGCCTTTGGCAGCCTGGATTCTCCCTCACAACATCCAGAGATTCAATCACATCATGGAGGTAGTAGGGGCTTACAAGAGGCAGGCGTATATGCTCCAAGACCTTCATGGATGCACAAAAGGACAAAAGGTATATGGCTGAAATTATCAACATATGCCAAGCATAGACAGAGCCGACACATGCAAACCAATATGCACTAACATCTATGCACAAATATTGAGACAAGCAACTTAGGCTATGGAAAGACTGCTATGATTTTCAGTAGGGCTTCAAGAAATGATGATGAATGGCTCTGGAATGTGTGGGTTGCCAAAAATGCATCCAACTATTTCTGACCTTTTCAAAGCTCTGTTTGCGGGAATCACATTTGTTTAGCCATAACATGGCGGCCTCAAACACCATCTCCTCTTTGGGCACATTAAGATGGTCACTGGCAATAATCTCAGTCAGCTTGTGcgtacacaaagacagaaactccTCCTGGCGACAAAAGATACAGTGATAATCTGAACACGGCTAACACAATAGACTGTACATGAGACTATTAGATCTGTTCCCATACATTCCCGAAGACATACTTTGCCCCGGGAGCAAAGTATTGCCGTGCACTGATAAGACAACCTTTAAAATATATGGATCCGTTAGTCGCGCACCTGCTGGTAGACACTGTTGAAGTGCTCAAGAATGTAGTCCATGCTGCGCCTTTCCAGGACCTTACAGGAGTGAGCCTCAGCAAAGCAGTGTATCCCCACACAATTCATTTCGTCCATTTGACGCTCCATGAACTGACAACAGGCCTCTCGGACCGCCATGACATCAAGCAGGTTAGCTGCTGCCAGCAGGGCCTAGACCAAGTCAGAGAGGGCTTTAGTGCAGCTCTTCACTGGAGCAAGAGCCAGTGAAGAAAGACAATGACGACAGCGGACACACGTCACCTGGACATTCGCTTTCGAGATGAAGACCTCTGACGTGTACGCGTAGCTCACCAGCATGCCAACCATCTGAGGCTCCACTCCGTTGATGGCGACCCGTTCCTGTCTGGACTCTATCAGGTCGGTGGAGAACATTGCCTGGCAAGATTCAAATGATGACACAAACACATGGTCACTctacatcagtggttctcaaccaggggtccgtggtgtaattgcaagggttccgtgaaaataaaatatctttaaaaaaaagatcctatgacatttatagaaataggattattttactcaaatgtgactgagacctttatctatctaaactataaagggtaacaggtctttttttctctaattacatctgtttcacaagtgtaatttattgtattttaataagagctctcgctcccgtttgcataaaaattctgttttgttacatatatctgaaagttactgaatacatattctgttttgttacatatatctgaaagttactgcataagaattctgttttgttacatatatctgaaagttactgcataagaattctggtttgttaactatatctaagttacaactgaaagctcttatttttgccccaaagagtgaataaatgctataatgcaatttaaaatgcagtttctactgtttctatcaaattgcaacccccctcccccaagatcaggtggaggggtcctcagggtagatccaaaatacgcaggggggggtcaaggaccccaaaaaggtcgaGAACCACTACTCTACATTACAACACGGTGTCCCTCTTAACAACTGATTTGACATGACAGCAAAAGCAAATAACAAAATAAACGCGCATATGAACTCTTGAGCTGTGTCTGTGAGAGCCGGGGCAGGATGACACGCTTCTCGGGCAGCGAGAGTTCAAACGCGTGCCAACACGTGCAGGCTGGCGGGGATGCGCGACGCCCACCTGGAAGTAGGAGCTGAAGGACGCCAATACAATACGGTGGCACGGGAACTCCTGTCCCCCGCAGCAGAGGGTGACGTCACAGAAGGCGTTGTTGAGCCGCAGGCTGTTAAGGCCCTGCAACACCGTGTTGGGGTGCCGCGCCTCGGCGAACAGGTAGTCCTCGCCGCCCGCGGAGACCCCCGGCGGCGCGTCGGCGACGTCCTCCCGAGGCGGGTGAGCGGCGGGCGACGGCGAACTGGCGCCGCCCGGGATAACCTCAGCCATGCCTCACTTCACCTCGGCGAGCCTGTACAGGTCcgcaaaaggggggggaaaaggggTCAAAATAAACGACGGGGAGAGTCACACCGGTCGTCGAGTCAAACGGCTGCAGCCCTCGCCAACACCCCGCAGGGAGGGAGAAGCCGCGCGTCCGGCGGCGCGTCCGCGGACTCACGTCGGCTCGTCGGGCGCGACGTATCTACAAACTAAAGGGGCTGCTCAGCGCGCACGAAGAAGAGTAGGGTCGAGCTCGGCGGCGGCAGAGACGGTGGCTGCCTTTCCAACGAGGTCTGCTCCAGCGCCGAAGACACCGTCCCTTCCACGCAAACACATATTTGGCGACATTTTGCGGTAAACCGCTAGGCTAGAGGGGCCATATTACCTGATCGTCGACATAATCGCGTTAAACAGCCACACGCACACGCCCCGAACGACGGCGCGTTGAAATCGTCCCGGTCTAAGCTCCGCCCACGTCGCGCCTCCCGCCGACCGTGATTGGTCTAGTCTACCGCTAATCAcacgtttgtttgtgtgtttgtttgtcgtcAGCCGGCTTTGGCTTTCGCCGGTAATACTTCGGGTGTAAATATCTGCGCCGCGCCGATCAACGCCGTGTTCACATATTCAGCATTGTGACGCTATTTGCTGTTAGAGTAACACAATTACGGAAACTCGCGCATTAGCGTTAGCCTCTCCTACTTCCGCCTTGCTTTTCGTAAGAAAcgcctcgagagagagagagagagagagagagagagagagagagagagagagagagagagagagagagagagagagagatgaattatCATTACAAATCCCTCATTATCCTATCATTATAAATCCCCCAAAAGCCAAGAGATGAACATAGAGAAGAGTCCCCTCAGACAGCTGGTCCTGACGCTCAACAGACTTAACATTAgacccttctaacaccactaataataaccagcctcaggacagtgacgtcattccTCAACAAATTCGACCCAACCAAACTGtcaatcaacaaaaacaaaattatgAAACCTATTGGACtgaaacaacaaaaacccaaagtAAACTTCAACGCTATTTGGCTCTAAATAGACAGTACACCGTGGCAGAATATGACTGTTAACACACTGAGAAACACCTGGACAATGTACACACAGTGAGCACAGCCTGGCCATGGGGAAACCTGGCTAcccagagaggacagacaggctgtgtctcactgtggtcaAGGAGTGGTAGAGACACAGCTCCACTTCTTGACCACATGTGACAAATACAAACATATAAGACAAGAATACCACCTCAAATTCAcaaaaatgacaaaaacacatatacattTTGACTCTGCCCAGGCAGTCCCCTACTTGTTAGGGGAGAAAGCCCAGTGTTCATGGTTGGCAGCAAAGTATGTagcagcctgccataaagtgaggcacaaggAGTGACTAAAATCACTTCATTAATATAGtacgtctgtttgtttgttttcgactgtcttatcttgtttgtattgtttgttatgacattaagtattttgtatcatatGTTATTGACGCTTTGGCGATATGAGAatgcttgtcatgccaataaagcaagtttgaattgaactgaattgaactgaattgagagagagagagagagagagagagagagagagagagagagagagagagagagagagagagagagagagaggtgctcaAAATGTGAGAACACTTGCAGGCCTTTGGAAAAAACAATTCACCAGTTATGTCCATATTAAAACATATTGTGTGCTCAAACAGATCTgcaagtctgcacacacacacacacacacacacacacacacacacacacacacacacacacacacacacacacacacacacacaaagtcccaTCCAACACCTATTGCACCGCAACTTTTATTCTTTGACAATAGACAACCTACAATAATAAGTTACATGTAGATCATACCTAAATTGGTTCAGTATTCATTTGGTAACATTGCCCGATACTTCAGAATCAATGGTCATATTAATGAGAAAACATTCACGTTAGAATCAGCTGAAAAATAGCACATCACTCAGAAGCAATCAAAACCTGTTTTGATATTGTTAAAGTTTTCTCATACTGAGAATTTGTACTAGTTCGTGAAAAGGCATTGTTACTGATttgtaataacagtaataataatagtagctgTCCATATTTAGTTATTTTCGATTAAAGATGGACAGATCTTAGGCTGCAGCTACTAAGATGTGTTTGTATGATAATGTTTTCATGCAAAGCCATTCTTACAGCATCCACATCAAGGTGAACAACCTTTCCTGCATGTTATTTTCAGTTTATAGTGTTAGCCACTTAACAAAAGTTGGTATGTAGAAGCAGCTCTTTAAagtggctgtagacaactttacAACTCTCCCCCTAGTGTATCCAAGTGTTTTTTATTGTTTGCGCCAATGTCGTAAAGACAACCGGATCGCTGTCCGTTCATTAGTTACCCTGGGTACTGTCCAaagcagtggtcaccaaccctgctcctggagagctaccctcctgctggttttcacaccaaaccctaatttaacacatctgactcaattaatcaaggtcttggtaagTAGGTAATCAGTACAATCAGGTGTGTTGAATTAGGCTTGGAGTGAAAACCGGTAGGATGATAGCTGTccgggagcagggttggtgaccactagTCCAAGGCGTGAAACAACCGcgagaatcccaatttgaactagaaaccttgatctcagtgctatgatataGGCAGAGCAAAAACATCCGGtcgtattaataagtaggcaggttgtgttacttactgagccagtagaaagaatgacaactgaatgtcggtttggaaccttTTCAAGTCCTGGGTGTTGTATCAGACTCTGTCCCCCCCGGGCCGGgccgcttgatt
The nucleotide sequence above comes from Lampris incognitus isolate fLamInc1 chromosome 10, fLamInc1.hap2, whole genome shotgun sequence. Encoded proteins:
- the si:ch211-256e16.3 gene encoding kelch-like protein diablo isoform X1, which encodes MAEVIPGGASSPSPAAHPPREDVADAPPGVSAGGEDYLFAEARHPNTVLQGLNSLRLNNAFCDVTLCCGGQEFPCHRIVLASFSSYFQAMFSTDLIESRQERVAINGVEPQMVGMLVSYAYTSEVFISKANVQALLAAANLLDVMAVREACCQFMERQMDEMNCVGIHCFAEAHSCKVLERRSMDYILEHFNSVYQQEEFLSLCTHKLTEIIASDHLNVPKEEMVFEAAMLWLNKCDSRKQSFEKVLEHIRLPLVSPYYLHDVIESLDVVRENPGCQRLISEAKDYLLLKDRRGELYCHRARPRRSTGTAEVIVTVGGEDDKVVLRSVESFDPVTNQWKNLACLPFAVSKHGLVVSGSTLYLAGGEFPDGSASREMWRYDPCFDSWIEMAPMNVARSELGLVMLDGYVFAVGGWEGRSRLDSVECYDPHTNTWQFMESVKMAVTSPAVVALDGLLYVTGGAVLEDGDGTDLAQVYNPKTSVWTEVAPMQIARSGSAACTLKGKIYVIGGWHASTENTDKVECYNPKTNQWTMCAPMKERRYRPGVAVVDGKIYVLGGEEGWDRYHDTIERYCDETDLWELVGEMPTSRSWLSCVSLQLRKDAHMGSCHGPPANTIILN
- the si:ch211-256e16.3 gene encoding kelch-like protein diablo isoform X2, with protein sequence MAEVIPGGASSPSPAAHPPREDVADAPPGVSAGGEDYLFAEARHPNTVLQGLNSLRLNNAFCDVTLCCGGQEFPCHRIVLASFSSYFQAMFSTDLIESRQERVAINGVEPQMVGMLALLAAANLLDVMAVREACCQFMERQMDEMNCVGIHCFAEAHSCKVLERRSMDYILEHFNSVYQQEEFLSLCTHKLTEIIASDHLNVPKEEMVFEAAMLWLNKCDSRKQSFEKVLEHIRLPLVSPYYLHDVIESLDVVRENPGCQRLISEAKDYLLLKDRRGELYCHRARPRRSTGTAEVIVTVGGEDDKVVLRSVESFDPVTNQWKNLACLPFAVSKHGLVVSGSTLYLAGGEFPDGSASREMWRYDPCFDSWIEMAPMNVARSELGLVMLDGYVFAVGGWEGRSRLDSVECYDPHTNTWQFMESVKMAVTSPAVVALDGLLYVTGGAVLEDGDGTDLAQVYNPKTSVWTEVAPMQIARSGSAACTLKGKIYVIGGWHASTENTDKVECYNPKTNQWTMCAPMKERRYRPGVAVVDGKIYVLGGEEGWDRYHDTIERYCDETDLWELVGEMPTSRSWLSCVSLQLRKDAHMGSCHGPPANTIILN
- the si:ch211-256e16.3 gene encoding kelch-like protein 20 isoform X3, translating into MFSTDLIESRQERVAINGVEPQMVGMLVSYAYTSEVFISKANVQALLAAANLLDVMAVREACCQFMERQMDEMNCVGIHCFAEAHSCKVLERRSMDYILEHFNSVYQQEEFLSLCTHKLTEIIASDHLNVPKEEMVFEAAMLWLNKCDSRKQSFEKVLEHIRLPLVSPYYLHDVIESLDVVRENPGCQRLISEAKDYLLLKDRRGELYCHRARPRRSTGTAEVIVTVGGEDDKVVLRSVESFDPVTNQWKNLACLPFAVSKHGLVVSGSTLYLAGGEFPDGSASREMWRYDPCFDSWIEMAPMNVARSELGLVMLDGYVFAVGGWEGRSRLDSVECYDPHTNTWQFMESVKMAVTSPAVVALDGLLYVTGGAVLEDGDGTDLAQVYNPKTSVWTEVAPMQIARSGSAACTLKGKIYVIGGWHASTENTDKVECYNPKTNQWTMCAPMKERRYRPGVAVVDGKIYVLGGEEGWDRYHDTIERYCDETDLWELVGEMPTSRSWLSCVSLQLRKDAHMGSCHGPPANTIILN